One genomic region from Streptomyces sp. Li-HN-5-11 encodes:
- a CDS encoding phytanoyl-CoA dioxygenase family protein, translating into MTVTEIGASGAPILPASGLRQFGQDGFTIVRGLFGEDETDRLCARFAALHAAGPVPGHFEPRTAGDGGAVDPLHAHPRVMHPHEIDGLARSVLLDARLREVLEVLLGEEVLAAQSMFYFKPPGARGQALHQDNFYLRVEPGTCVAAWLACEAIDRDNGGLEVVPGTHRMDLFCPEEADPEVSFAREYVPPPPGLTPVPVDMAPGDVLFFNGSLVHGSGPNRTADRFRRSFIGHYVGRSAERIGGHYRTMSMSGAPVPLPESEGAGPCGTEFAPHGPH; encoded by the coding sequence ATGACAGTCACGGAGATCGGCGCCTCCGGCGCTCCCATCCTGCCGGCATCGGGGCTGCGGCAGTTCGGGCAGGACGGCTTCACCATCGTGCGCGGGCTGTTCGGCGAGGACGAGACCGACCGGCTGTGCGCCCGGTTCGCGGCGCTGCACGCGGCCGGTCCCGTGCCCGGTCACTTCGAGCCCCGTACGGCCGGCGACGGCGGCGCCGTCGATCCGCTGCACGCCCATCCGCGGGTGATGCATCCCCACGAGATCGACGGCCTCGCGCGCAGCGTCCTGCTGGACGCGCGGTTGCGGGAGGTGCTGGAGGTGCTGCTGGGCGAGGAGGTGCTGGCCGCACAGAGCATGTTCTACTTCAAGCCGCCGGGCGCCCGCGGACAGGCGCTGCACCAGGACAACTTCTATCTGCGGGTGGAGCCGGGCACGTGCGTGGCGGCGTGGCTCGCCTGCGAGGCCATCGACCGGGACAACGGCGGGCTTGAGGTCGTTCCCGGGACGCACCGGATGGACCTGTTCTGCCCCGAGGAGGCGGACCCGGAGGTGTCGTTCGCGCGCGAGTACGTGCCGCCGCCGCCCGGGCTGACGCCGGTGCCGGTCGACATGGCGCCAGGGGACGTCCTGTTCTTCAACGGCAGTCTGGTGCACGGGTCGGGGCCCAACCGTACCGCCGACCGCTTCCGCCGCTCGTTCATCGGCCACTACGTCGGCCGCTCCGCCGAGCGCATCGGCGGCCACTACCGCACCATGTCGATGAGCGGCGCCCCGGTGCCGCTGCCGGAGAGCGAGGGCGCGGGCCCGTGCGGCACGGAGTTCGCACCGCACGGACCGCACTGA
- a CDS encoding SLC13 family permease encodes MNTALAESLSVVLLVAVLAWAVIRPFGWPEAVMAVPAAGVAVATGAISLDHARAEAERLGPVVGFLAAVLVLAHFCDVEGLFQACGAWMARWAGGRPVRLLTAVFALASAITAVLSLDATIVLLTPVVFATAARTGVRPKPHVYACTHLSNTASLLLPVSNLTNLLAFAASGLSFTRFAALMALPWLVAIAAEYVVFRRFFARDLAAAAPSTSTGEPPELPLFALVTVGCTLAGFVVTSTFGVEPAWAALAGALVLAGRALVRRQATPLSVVRAAAPAFLAFVLALGIVVRAVVDNGLAGALGHALPAGTGLPALLGIAALAAVLANLINNLPAVLVLLPLAAPAGPGAVLAVLLGVNIGPNLTYAGSLATLLWRRIVHQHEHGVDLKEFTRLGLLAVPSALVLAVVALWASLQVL; translated from the coding sequence CTGAACACCGCGCTCGCCGAGTCCCTCTCGGTCGTCCTGCTCGTCGCCGTACTCGCCTGGGCCGTCATCCGCCCGTTCGGATGGCCCGAGGCGGTCATGGCCGTTCCCGCCGCCGGGGTCGCCGTCGCCACCGGTGCGATCTCGCTGGACCACGCCCGGGCCGAGGCGGAGCGGCTGGGACCCGTCGTCGGGTTCCTGGCCGCGGTGCTGGTGCTCGCCCATTTCTGCGACGTCGAGGGGCTGTTCCAGGCGTGCGGCGCCTGGATGGCCCGCTGGGCGGGGGGCCGCCCGGTACGGCTGCTGACCGCGGTGTTCGCGCTGGCGTCGGCGATCACCGCCGTGCTGAGCCTGGACGCCACCATCGTGCTGCTGACGCCGGTGGTGTTCGCCACCGCGGCGCGCACCGGGGTGCGGCCCAAGCCGCACGTGTACGCGTGCACGCATCTGTCCAACACTGCGTCGCTGCTGCTGCCGGTCTCCAACCTGACCAACCTGCTGGCGTTCGCGGCGAGCGGGCTGAGCTTCACCCGGTTCGCCGCACTGATGGCGCTGCCGTGGCTGGTGGCGATCGCCGCCGAGTACGTGGTCTTCCGCCGTTTCTTCGCCCGCGACCTGGCGGCCGCGGCGCCTTCCACGAGCACCGGCGAGCCGCCCGAGCTGCCGCTGTTCGCACTGGTCACCGTGGGCTGCACGCTCGCCGGGTTCGTCGTGACGTCCACGTTCGGCGTGGAGCCGGCGTGGGCGGCGCTGGCTGGGGCGCTGGTGCTCGCCGGGCGTGCGCTGGTGCGGCGGCAGGCCACCCCGCTGAGCGTGGTGCGGGCCGCGGCGCCCGCCTTCCTGGCGTTCGTCCTGGCCCTCGGCATCGTCGTTCGCGCGGTGGTGGACAACGGACTGGCCGGTGCGCTCGGGCACGCCCTGCCCGCGGGCACGGGCCTGCCCGCGCTGCTCGGCATCGCCGCACTGGCCGCCGTCCTGGCCAACCTGATCAACAACCTGCCGGCGGTGCTGGTCCTGCTGCCGCTGGCCGCCCCGGCCGGTCCCGGTGCCGTCCTCGCCGTGCTGCTCGGCGTGAACATCGGCCCGAACCTCACCTACGCCGGGTCGCTGGCTACGCTGCTGTGGCGGCGGATCGTGCACCAGCACGAACACGGCGTGGACCTCAAGGAGTTCACCCGGCTCGGTCTGCTGGCCGTGCCGTCCGCCCTCGTGCTCGCCGTGGTGGCACTGTGGGCGTCGTTGCAGGTCCTGTGA
- a CDS encoding helix-turn-helix domain-containing protein: protein MSVSAEGLPGTAAPGDPSPPPGPVVVGRYDQPPGYGVSRPRGARSWLFTWTTGGQGWLRQGAAEVRAGVGDLVVLAPGVRQAYTVAHGAAHWQFWWVHCRPRTTWTQWLRPYAVGDGMHAVTPVPAGLHDRVEEAFRRMSADARLPGTGEPPDAGTSADDRVAMARSTAARELALCALEEVVLLTATGARRPEPQPGVDPRVRRAQELMAADPGAPHTVRSLAESVALSPSRFAHLFTRQLGQSPMRALREARLWHAARLLEDTDLSVERVAAAAGFVSPFHFSRVFRERHGMPPGAYRALHGGELSEA from the coding sequence ATGTCCGTGAGTGCTGAGGGATTGCCCGGGACTGCTGCCCCCGGCGACCCGTCCCCGCCGCCCGGCCCCGTGGTCGTCGGCCGCTACGACCAGCCGCCGGGCTACGGCGTCAGCCGGCCGCGGGGCGCCCGCAGCTGGCTGTTCACCTGGACCACGGGCGGACAGGGGTGGCTGCGGCAGGGGGCCGCCGAAGTCCGGGCCGGCGTGGGCGACCTGGTGGTCCTCGCCCCCGGAGTGCGGCAGGCCTACACCGTCGCGCACGGCGCCGCGCACTGGCAGTTCTGGTGGGTGCACTGCCGGCCGCGCACCACCTGGACGCAGTGGCTGCGCCCCTACGCCGTGGGCGACGGGATGCACGCGGTCACCCCGGTTCCGGCCGGCCTCCACGACCGTGTCGAGGAGGCGTTTCGCCGGATGTCCGCCGACGCGCGCCTGCCCGGTACCGGCGAACCGCCAGACGCCGGGACGTCCGCGGACGACCGGGTCGCCATGGCCCGGTCCACCGCGGCGCGGGAACTGGCGCTGTGCGCCCTGGAGGAGGTCGTGCTGCTGACGGCCACCGGTGCGCGGCGCCCGGAGCCGCAGCCGGGCGTGGACCCCCGGGTACGCAGGGCGCAGGAGCTGATGGCCGCCGATCCGGGCGCCCCGCACACGGTCCGCTCGCTCGCCGAAAGCGTCGCACTGTCGCCGTCGCGCTTCGCGCACCTGTTCACGCGGCAACTCGGCCAGTCGCCGATGCGGGCCCTGCGCGAGGCGCGGCTGTGGCACGCCGCCCGGTTGCTCGAGGACACGGACCTGTCCGTCGAACGTGTCGCGGCGGCCGCCGGATTCGTCAGCCCCTTCCACTTCAGCCGCGTCTTCCGCGAGCGTCACGGAATGCCGCCGGGCGCCTACCGTGCCCTGCACGGCGGCGAGTTGTCCGAGGCCTGA
- a CDS encoding RICIN domain-containing protein has product MPSGAFATTDEQLSAELRKWTGATPALHPVGELLDRHWEAAFAYARLCTDGSHPAGMLTTAAFTRLFGQSLRQSGPTAAWRPQLLVTVRRIAAEWSTDHRHEMLHPDLRAAVGDGDRIAARLLPPTDRRLLSRAFQRLPQTARALLWHAEVEAEPLAAPGRLLGLDEEDARVELRRARERLREEFLQVHRELAPEQDCLRYFRLLDVTYRRGGVDIDPDLREHLGRCTHCRYTADQLAQFNTDLGTALAEGVLGWGARAYREVRLGGAHEAAPEETGQMPAAAPAEDAPHTPLGGEAFAPGAPSGGEAFEPAAPPAGPAGGQAFMPDASDVAAAVEALASTRSVGPGVPAAPVAPAAPGAPVGGEPFAPAPSDGPAIGEPFAGEPFAAAASGPSSGAGEPLMSATGTASTEDGPATTTGHRPAQAPGSRAAARRSAQKAARRAARHRNLAIAVATVSGLVVLPLVLWSVLGSGDGAAPGGDGQPSDTPGSGTSASGPSWVGAGTAGKDTLRGRLHNVASGLCVGVVGKKAVQGAETELTTCSSTPSQQWVYETDGLLRNGAAPGLCLDSHLGYSVQLAPCTGASRPGGKDIRYDFTLQGTLVPRFDQNLALAPAATDGGGSLVLKTRAKGDVQRWVIDTSQPDLQMEMVNWDADADSSPTPRPPASPTPEPSPTGKPPSAPTAHPAPQPTPSGSHAHGGNGCSYGYPCSGGGQTGWGYGGYGYGYGGYGYGGYGPYGYGGR; this is encoded by the coding sequence ATGCCCTCAGGTGCGTTCGCCACGACGGACGAACAGTTGAGCGCGGAACTCAGGAAGTGGACGGGCGCCACCCCCGCACTCCACCCCGTCGGCGAACTGCTGGACCGGCACTGGGAAGCGGCGTTCGCCTACGCACGGCTGTGCACCGACGGCTCACATCCCGCGGGCATGCTCACCACCGCCGCCTTCACCCGCCTGTTCGGGCAGTCCCTGCGGCAGTCGGGACCGACGGCCGCGTGGCGGCCCCAACTGCTGGTCACGGTGCGCCGCATCGCCGCGGAATGGAGCACCGACCACCGGCACGAGATGCTGCACCCGGACCTCAGGGCCGCCGTCGGCGACGGCGACCGGATCGCCGCGCGCCTGCTGCCGCCCACCGACCGGCGCCTGCTCTCCCGGGCCTTCCAGCGACTGCCCCAGACGGCCCGCGCCCTGCTCTGGCACGCCGAGGTCGAGGCCGAACCCCTCGCGGCACCGGGCCGGCTGCTCGGCCTCGACGAGGAGGACGCGCGGGTCGAACTCCGGCGCGCCCGCGAGCGGCTGCGCGAGGAGTTCCTCCAGGTCCACCGCGAACTCGCCCCCGAACAGGACTGCCTGCGCTACTTCCGGCTCCTGGACGTGACCTACCGGCGCGGCGGTGTCGACATCGACCCCGACCTGCGCGAACACCTGGGCCGGTGCACGCACTGCCGCTACACCGCCGACCAGTTGGCACAGTTCAACACCGACCTCGGCACCGCGCTGGCCGAAGGCGTGCTCGGCTGGGGCGCGCGGGCCTACCGGGAGGTCCGGCTGGGCGGCGCCCACGAGGCCGCGCCGGAGGAGACCGGGCAGATGCCGGCCGCGGCGCCCGCCGAGGACGCACCGCACACCCCGCTCGGCGGTGAAGCGTTCGCGCCGGGCGCGCCGTCGGGGGGCGAGGCGTTCGAGCCGGCCGCACCGCCCGCCGGACCCGCGGGAGGCCAGGCGTTCATGCCCGACGCGTCCGACGTGGCCGCGGCCGTGGAGGCGCTCGCCTCCACGCGGTCGGTCGGCCCCGGTGTGCCCGCCGCCCCCGTCGCACCCGCCGCCCCCGGCGCTCCTGTGGGAGGCGAGCCGTTCGCGCCCGCGCCGTCGGACGGACCGGCCATCGGCGAGCCGTTCGCCGGCGAGCCGTTCGCGGCCGCGGCCTCCGGTCCTTCGTCCGGCGCCGGTGAACCACTCATGTCCGCCACCGGCACCGCCTCCACCGAGGACGGACCGGCCACCACCACCGGCCATCGCCCCGCCCAGGCGCCCGGTTCCCGAGCAGCCGCTCGCCGTTCGGCCCAGAAGGCGGCCAGGCGCGCTGCCCGCCACCGCAACCTGGCCATCGCGGTGGCCACCGTCAGCGGACTGGTCGTGCTGCCGCTCGTCCTGTGGTCGGTTCTCGGCTCCGGCGACGGCGCCGCCCCGGGCGGCGACGGGCAGCCCTCCGACACGCCCGGCTCCGGGACCTCGGCGTCCGGACCCTCCTGGGTCGGTGCGGGCACGGCGGGCAAGGACACCCTGCGCGGACGTCTGCACAACGTCGCCTCCGGACTCTGCGTCGGCGTCGTCGGCAAGAAGGCCGTCCAGGGTGCGGAGACCGAGCTGACGACCTGTTCCTCCACTCCCAGCCAGCAGTGGGTGTACGAGACCGACGGGCTGCTGCGCAACGGTGCTGCCCCCGGCCTGTGCCTGGACTCCCACCTCGGCTACTCGGTGCAGCTCGCCCCGTGCACGGGCGCGTCCCGGCCGGGCGGCAAGGACATCCGCTACGACTTCACCCTCCAGGGCACCCTCGTCCCGCGCTTCGACCAGAACCTGGCGCTGGCCCCCGCGGCCACCGACGGCGGCGGCTCCCTGGTCCTGAAGACCCGAGCGAAGGGCGACGTCCAGCGCTGGGTGATCGACACCTCCCAGCCCGACCTCCAGATGGAGATGGTCAACTGGGACGCGGACGCGGACAGCAGCCCCACGCCCCGGCCGCCGGCCTCGCCCACCCCCGAGCCGTCGCCGACCGGGAAGCCGCCGTCGGCCCCGACCGCCCACCCGGCCCCGCAGCCGACGCCCTCCGGCTCGCACGCGCATGGCGGCAACGGCTGCTCCTACGGCTACCCCTGCTCGGGCGGCGGGCAGACCGGCTGGGGCTACGGCGGGTACGGCTACGGGTACGGCGGGTACGGCTACGGCGGCTACGGTCCGTACGGATACGGCGGCCGCTGA
- a CDS encoding universal stress protein: MRVIVWLVEGTWPACVDAVRTHAPQASEVVLLHVSGPEVPDVAHGAFAGLLGRGHPERDPGSRLTDLGGTSAAELLAAAAARLGRPCTRLERNGRVEREVVAAAEDADLLVLARDGDRDRLGPRSLGPAVRFAVDHAPCPVLLVWPEAAPDLTTLPPAPPPPHH, translated from the coding sequence ATGCGCGTGATCGTCTGGCTTGTGGAGGGCACCTGGCCCGCCTGCGTGGACGCCGTACGCACCCATGCGCCCCAGGCGTCCGAGGTGGTGCTGCTGCATGTCAGCGGGCCGGAGGTGCCCGATGTGGCCCACGGGGCGTTCGCCGGGCTGCTCGGTCGCGGCCATCCCGAGCGGGACCCGGGTTCCCGGCTCACGGACCTCGGCGGCACGTCGGCAGCCGAGCTGCTGGCGGCGGCCGCGGCCCGGCTCGGGCGGCCGTGCACCCGGCTGGAGCGGAATGGGCGGGTCGAGCGCGAGGTGGTGGCGGCCGCGGAGGACGCCGATCTGCTGGTCCTGGCCCGCGACGGCGACCGCGACCGGCTCGGCCCGCGCAGCCTGGGACCGGCCGTGCGGTTCGCCGTCGACCACGCGCCGTGCCCGGTGCTGCTGGTGTGGCCGGAGGCGGCACCGGACCTGACGACGCTGCCTCCCGCTCCGCCACCGCCGCACCACTGA
- a CDS encoding nuclear transport factor 2 family protein, translated as MADRPPLPPFTRETAAQKVQAAEDAWNTRDPHKVALAYSEDSVWRNRDTFVTGRAEIVAFLTAKWERELEYALRKDLWAFDDNRIAVRFQYESRDTRGRWWRSYGNELWEFDEHGLMTRREASINDVSIEAEQRRILGPRPEAERGRTFPLR; from the coding sequence ATGGCCGACCGCCCGCCCCTGCCCCCGTTCACCCGTGAGACCGCGGCGCAGAAGGTCCAGGCCGCCGAGGACGCCTGGAACACCCGCGACCCGCACAAGGTCGCGCTCGCCTACTCCGAGGACTCCGTCTGGCGCAACCGGGACACCTTCGTCACCGGCCGCGCCGAGATCGTCGCCTTCCTCACCGCGAAGTGGGAGCGTGAGCTGGAGTACGCGCTGCGCAAGGACCTGTGGGCCTTCGACGACAACCGCATCGCGGTGCGGTTCCAGTACGAGTCCCGGGACACCCGGGGCCGCTGGTGGCGCTCGTACGGCAACGAACTGTGGGAGTTCGACGAGCACGGCCTGATGACCCGGCGCGAGGCGAGCATCAACGACGTGTCCATCGAGGCGGAACAGCGCCGTATCCTCGGCCCGCGCCCGGAGGCCGAGCGGGGACGGACCTTCCCGCTGCGGTGA
- a CDS encoding flavoprotein translates to MTEQAGKPFLYVVVCAAGVAAGVGRLVAAAQERQWEVGVIATPVAMGGFFDTAAVEAQTGRPIRAAWRTPGDPRPFPPPDAVVVAPATFNTINKWAAGSADTLALATLCESYGLGVPVAVLPCVADALAAHPAYQDSLTRLRGMGVRFGEPYPGEPQPDGGRPEFAWERALDLLGTRPKHP, encoded by the coding sequence ATGACCGAACAGGCCGGGAAACCCTTCCTCTACGTCGTCGTCTGCGCCGCCGGCGTCGCCGCGGGCGTCGGCAGGCTCGTCGCCGCCGCGCAGGAAAGGCAGTGGGAGGTCGGCGTCATCGCCACACCCGTCGCCATGGGCGGCTTCTTCGACACCGCCGCCGTCGAGGCACAGACCGGACGCCCCATCCGGGCGGCCTGGCGCACCCCCGGCGACCCGCGCCCCTTCCCGCCGCCCGACGCCGTCGTCGTCGCGCCCGCCACCTTCAACACCATCAACAAGTGGGCGGCAGGCAGCGCCGACACCCTGGCCCTCGCCACCCTGTGCGAGAGCTACGGCCTCGGCGTCCCCGTCGCGGTCCTGCCGTGCGTGGCCGACGCGCTGGCCGCCCACCCCGCCTACCAGGACAGCCTCACACGCCTGCGCGGAATGGGCGTGCGCTTCGGCGAGCCCTACCCGGGCGAGCCGCAACCGGACGGCGGACGGCCGGAGTTCGCGTGGGAGCGGGCACTGGACCTGCTCGGCACGCGCCCGAAGCACCCGTAG
- a CDS encoding aldo/keto reductase — protein sequence MQYVKLGSTGLDVSRICLGCMTYGVPGRGTHEWTLDEEASRPLIRQALEAGITFFDTANVYSDGTSEEIVGRALRDFARRDEIVLATKVHGRMRPGPNGGGLSRKAIMTEIDHSLRRLGTDYVDLYQIHRWDPHTPVEETMEALHDLVKAGKVRYIGASSMYAWQFSKAQYTARLGGWTRFVSMQNHYNLLYREEEREMLPLCADQGVAVLPWSPLARGRLTRDWETTTERSAGDAFGSRLYPEGDRTIVEAVTRIAGDRGVPRAQVALAWLLHQDTVTAPIVGASRPGHLQDAVAAVELELTDKEIEELEGPYTPHAVSGH from the coding sequence ATGCAGTACGTGAAGCTCGGTTCGACGGGTCTGGACGTGTCGCGGATCTGTCTGGGCTGCATGACCTACGGCGTGCCCGGCCGCGGCACGCACGAGTGGACCCTCGACGAGGAGGCGTCGCGTCCGCTCATCCGGCAGGCCCTGGAGGCGGGGATCACCTTCTTCGACACGGCCAACGTGTACTCCGACGGCACCAGCGAGGAGATCGTCGGCCGGGCGCTGCGCGACTTCGCCCGCCGCGACGAGATCGTGCTCGCCACCAAGGTGCACGGCCGGATGCGGCCCGGGCCCAACGGCGGCGGACTGTCCCGCAAGGCGATCATGACCGAGATCGACCACAGCCTGCGCCGTCTCGGCACCGACTACGTCGACCTCTACCAGATCCACCGCTGGGACCCGCACACGCCCGTCGAGGAGACCATGGAGGCCCTGCACGACCTGGTCAAGGCGGGCAAGGTGCGCTACATCGGGGCGAGTTCGATGTACGCCTGGCAGTTCTCCAAGGCCCAGTACACCGCGCGGCTGGGCGGCTGGACCCGGTTCGTGTCCATGCAGAACCACTACAACCTCCTCTACCGCGAGGAGGAGCGGGAGATGCTGCCCCTGTGCGCGGACCAGGGTGTCGCGGTGCTGCCCTGGAGCCCGCTCGCGCGCGGCCGCCTCACCCGGGACTGGGAAACCACCACCGAGCGCAGCGCCGGTGACGCCTTCGGCAGCCGCCTCTACCCGGAGGGCGACCGCACCATCGTCGAGGCCGTCACCCGCATCGCCGGCGACCGCGGTGTCCCGCGCGCCCAGGTCGCCCTCGCCTGGCTGCTGCACCAGGACACGGTGACGGCCCCGATCGTCGGCGCGTCCAGGCCGGGGCACCTTCAGGACGCGGTGGCCGCCGTCGAACTGGAGCTGACCGACAAGGAGATCGAGGAGCTGGAGGGGCCCTACACCCCGCACGCCGTCAGCGGCCACTGA